From a region of the Rhinopithecus roxellana isolate Shanxi Qingling chromosome 8, ASM756505v1, whole genome shotgun sequence genome:
- the FLG2 gene encoding filaggrin-2 — MTDLLRSVVTVIDVFYKYTKQDGECGTLSKHELKELLEKEFHPVLKNPDDPDTVDVIMHMLDRDHDRRLDFTEFLLMIFKLTMACNKVLSKEYCKASGSKKHRHGHRHQEEESETEEDEEDTPEHKSGYRHSSWSEGEEHGYTSGHSRGTVKRRHGSNSRRLGRQGNLSSSGNQEGSQKRYHRSSSGHSWSSGKERHGFSSGELRERINKSHVSPSRESGEEYESGSGSKNWERKGHGGLSCGLEISGHESNSTQSRSRGQKLGSSRSCSGDSRRRSHACGYSNPSGCERPQNASNSCQSHRFGGQVNQSSYIQSGCQSGINGGQGHDCVSGGQPSGCGQPESNSCSQSYSQRGYGARENGQPQNSGGQQRTGSSQSSFCGQYESGGSQSCGNGQHEYGSCGRFSNSSSSNEFSKCGKHQSGSGQFTRCEQHGTGLSQSSGFEHVSGSGQTCGQYGSRSSQSSGYDEHRSSSGKTSGFGQHRSGSGHSSGFGQHGSGSGQSSGFGQHGSGSGKSSSFGQHESGSGQSSGFGQHESRSCQSSYGQHGSGSSQSSGYGQHESRQTSGFGQHGLCSGQSTGFGQHGSGSGQSFGFGQHGSGSRQSSGFGQHESRSGQSSYGQHGSSSSQSSGYGQHGSRQTSGFGQHGSGSGQSTGFGQYGSGSGQSSGFGQHGSGSGQSCGFGQHESISGQSSYGQHGFGSSQSSGCGQHGLSSGQTSGFGQHELSSGQSSSFGQHGSGSGQSSGFGQHGSGSGQSSGFGQHESRSRQSSYGQHGSGSSQSSGYGQHGSKWTSGFGQHSSGSGQSTGFGQYGSGSGQYSGFRQHGSGSGQSSGFGQHESTSGHSSCGQHSFGSSQSSGCGHNGSSSGQTSGLGQHELSSGQSSSFGQHGSGSGQSSGFRQHGSGSGQSSGFGQHESRSHQSSYGQHGSGSGQSSGYGEHGSSSGQTSGFEQQGSSSGQYSGFGQHGSGLGQSSGFGQHGTGSGQFSGFGQHESRSHQSSYGQHGSGSSQSSGYGQHGSSSGHTTGLGQHRSSSGQYSGFGQHGSGSGQSTGFGQQGAGSGQSSGFGQYESRSHQSSYGQQGSDSSQSSGYGQHGSNSGQTSGFGQHRSGSGQSSGFGQYGLGSGQSSGFGQHGSGTGQSSGFAQHEYRSGQSSYGQHGTGSSQSSGCGQRESGSGPTTGFGQHGSGSDNFSSSGQHIYGSGQSTGFGQYGSGSGQSTGLGQDESQQVASGSTVHGRQETTHGQTINTARHSQSGQGQSTQTGSRVRRRRRSSQSENSDSEVHSRVSHRHSEHIHTQAGSHYPESASTVHRRQGTTHGQRGDTTRHSHSGHGQSTQTGSRTTGRQRFSHSDATDSEVHSGVSCRPHPQEKTHGQAGSQLGESESTVHERHETTYGQTGDATGHGYSGHGQSPQIGSRTTGRRRSGHSEYSDSEGHSGGSHAHSGHTHGQAGSQHGESGSAVHGRQGTIHGQTGDTTRHGHSGRGQSTQRESRTTGRRGSGHSESSDSERHSGVSQRAHSGGHTHGQAGSQHGESESIADERHRTTHGQTGDTSGHSQSGHGQSTQSGSSTTARRRSGHSESSDSEGPSGGSHTHSGHTHGQARSQHGESESTVHERQQTNHAQTGDTTEHGHSSHGQTTQTGSRTTGRRGSGHSEYSDSEGHSGGSHAHSGHTHGQAGSQHGESGSAVHRRQGSIHGQTGDTTRHGQSGQGQSTQTGSRTTGRRGSGHSEYSDSEGHSGGSHAHSGHTHGQAGSQHGESGSAVHQRQGTIHGQTGDTTRHGQSGYGQSTQTGSRTTGRRGSGHSEYSDSEGHSGGSHTHSGHTHGQAGSQHGESGSAVHGRQGTIHGQTGDTTRHGQSGHGQSTQTGSRTTGRQRSSHSESSHSEVHSEVSPTHSGHTYSQAGSQYGESGSLGYGRQGTTHGQTGDTTRHAHSGHGQSTQTGSRTTGRRGSGHSEYSDSEGHSGGSHAHSGHTHGQAGSQHGESGSAVHRRQGTIHGQTGDTTRHGQSGHGQSTETGSRTTGRRGSGHSEYSDSEGHSGGSHAHSGHTYSQAGSQYGESGSLGHGRQGTTHGQTGDTARHAHYGHGQSTQTGSRTAGRRGSGHSEYSDSEVYSGVSHTHSGHTYSQAGSQHRESGPSGHGRQGTTQGQTGDTTRHAHYGHGQATQTGYRTTGGQRSRHRESSDSEVHSGVSHRPHSQEHTHGQAGSQHEESESTVHERHRTTHGQTGDSTGHAHSGHGQATQTGSRTTGRRGSGHSESSDSERHSGGSHTHSGHTHSQAGSQHGESGSAVHGRQGTIRGQTGDTTRHGQSGQGQSTQTGSRTTGRQRSSHSESSHSEVHSEVSPTHSGHTYSQAGSQYGESGSLGYGRQGTTHGQTGDTTRHAHSGHGQSTQTGSRTTGRRGSGHSEYSDSEGHSGGSHAHSGHTYSQAGSQYGESGSLGHGRQGTTHGQTGDTARHAHYGHGQSTQTGSRTTGKRGSGHSEYSDSEGHSGVSHTHSRHTHGQAGSHYPESGSTLHRRHGTTHGQTGYTTRDAHYGHGQSSQSESRTTGGRASGHSESSDSEVHSGGSHTHSGHTHDQARSQHEESGSSVNRRQGTTHEQTGDTTRHAHSGHGQSTQRGSRTTGRRGSGHSEYSDSEGHSGGSHTHSGHTHGQARSQHGESGSAVHGRQGTIHGQIGDTTRHGQSGHGQSTQTGSRTTGRQRSSHSESSHSEVHSEVSPTHSGHTYSQAGSQYGESGSLGYGRQGTTHGQTGDTTRHAHSGHGQSTQTGSRTTGRRGSGHSEYSDSEGHSGGSHAHSGHTYSQAGSQYGESGSLGHGRQGTTHGQTGDTTRHAHYGHGQSTQTGSRTTGRRGSGHSEYSDSEGHSGGSHAHSGHTHGQAGFQHGESGSAIHGRQGTIHGQTGDTTRHGQSGHGQSTQTGSRTTGRQRSSHSESSHSEVHSEVSPTHSGHTYSQAGSQYGESGSLGHGRQGTTHGQTGDTARHAHYGHGQSTQTGSRTTGRRGSSHSEYSDSEGHSGGSHAHSGHTHGQAGFQHGESGSAVHGRQGTIHGQTGDTTRHAHSGHGQSTQTGSRTTGRRGSSHSEYSDSEGHSGGSHAHSGHTHGQAGFQHGESGSAVHGRQGTIHGQTGDTTRHGQSGHGQSAQTGSRTTGRQRSSHSESSHSEVHSEVSPTHSGHTYSQAGSQYGESGSLGHGRQGTTHGQTGDTARHAHYGHGQSTQTGSRTTGRRGSSHSEYSDSEGHSGGSHAHSGHTHGQVGSQHGESGSAVHGRLETTHGQTGDTTRHGHSGYGQSTETGSRSTRTSHFQSHSSERQSDGSSQVWKHGSYGPAEYDYGHTGYGPSGGRRKSICNSHLSWSIDSITNEQLSRH, encoded by the exons ATGACCGACCTCTTGAGAAGTGTTGTCACTGTAATTGATGTTTTCTACAAATACACCAAGCAAGATGGGGAGTGTGGCACACTGAGCAAGCATGAACTAAAGGAACTTCTGGAGAAAGAGTTTCATCCAGTTCTGAAG AACCCAGATGATCCAGACACAGTGGATGTCATCATGCACATGCTGGATCGAGATCATGACAGAAGATTGGACTTTACTGAGTTTCTTTTGATGATATTCAAGCTGACTATGGCCTGCAACAAGGTCCTCAGCAAGGAATACTGCAAAGCTTCAGGGTCAAAGAAGCATAGGCATGGTCACCGACACCAAgaggaagaaagtgaaacagaAGAGGATGAAGAGGATACCCCAGAACATAAATCAGGTTACAGACATTCAAGTTGGAGTGAGGGAGAGGAGCATGGATATACTTCTGGGCACTCAAGGGGAACTGTGAAACGTAGACATGGGTCCAACTCCAGGAGGCTAGGAAGACAAGGTAATTTATCCAGCTCTGGGAACCAAGAGGGATCTCAGAAAAGGTACCACAGGTCCAGCTCTGGTCACTCATGGAGTAGTGGCAAAGAGAGACATGGTTTCAGCTCTGGAGAACTGAGGGAAAGAATCAACAAGTCACATGTTAGCCCTTCTAGGGAATCTGGGGAAGAATATGAATCTGGGTCTGGATCAAAGAATTGGGAAAGAAAAGGTCATGGTGGTCTGTCATGTGGATTGGAGATTAGTGGGCATGAATCGAACTCTACTCAGTCAAGAAGTAGAGGACAAAAGCTTGGGTCTAGCCGTTCATGTTCAGGAGATAGTCGGAGGCGAAGTCATGCATGTGGTTATAGCAATCCAAGTGGGTGTGAAAGGCCACAAAATGCTTCAAATTCTTGTCAGTCACATAGATTTGGAGGGCAAGTAAATCAATCTAGCTATATTCAGTCAGGCTGTCAGTCAGGAATTAATGGAGGACAAGGCCATGACTGTGTCTCAGGAGGTCAGCCCTCTGGATGTGGTCAACCTGAGTCTAACTCCTGTAGTCAGTCCTATAGTCAGAGGGGATATGGAGCTCGAGAAAATGGTCAACCACAGAACTCTGGAGGACAACAGAGAACAGGCTCAAGTCAGTCCTCTTTTTGTGGACAATATGAGTCTGGAGGTAGCCAGTCTTGTGGTAATGGTCAACATGAATATGGTTCCTGTGGCCGCTTTTCAAACTCTTCTAGTTCAAATGAATTTTCCAAATGTGGTAAACATCAGTCTGGTTCAGGTCAGTTTACTCGCTGTGAACAACATGGAACAGGCTTGAGTCAGTCCTCTGGCTTCGAACATGTATCTGGCTCAGGTCAAACTTGTGGCCAGTATGGGTCTAGATCAAGTCAATCCTCAGGCTATGATGAGCATAGGTCTAGCTCAGGTAAGACATCTGGCTTTGGACAACACAGGTCTGGCTCAGGTCATTCCTCTGGCTTTGGCCAACATGGATCAGGCTCAGGTCAATCCTCTGGCTTTGGACAGCATGGGTCTGGCTCAGGAAAATCCTCTAGTTTTGGACAGCATGAGTCTGGCTCAGGACAATCCTCTGGTTTTGGACAACATGAGTCTAGATCATGTCAGTCTAGCTATGGACAACATGGTTCTGGCTCAAGTCAATCATCTGGCTATGGCCAACATGAGTCTAGACAGACATCTGGTTTTGGACAACATGGGTTGTGCTCAGGTCAATCCACTGGCTTTGGCCAACATGGATCAGGCTCGGGTCAGTCCTTTGGCTTTGGACAACATGGGTCTGGCTCAAGACAATCCTCTGGCTTTGGACAACATGAGTCTAGATCAGGTCAGTCTAGCTATGGCCAACACGGTTCTAGCTCAAGTCAGTCATCTGGCTATGGCCAACATGGGTCTAGACAGACATCTGGCTTTGGACAACACGGATCAGGCTCAGGTCAATCCACTGGCTTTGGCCAATATGGATCGGGCTCAGGTCAGTCCTCTGGCTTCGGACAACATGGGTCTGGCTCAGGACAATCCTGTGGTTTTGGGCAACATGAGTCTATATCAGGTCAGTCTAGTTATGGCCAACATGGTTTTGGTTCAAGTCAATCATCTGGCTGTGGTCAACATGGGTTGAGTTCAGGACAGACATCTGGATTTGGACAACATGAGTTAAGCTCAGGTCAATCTTCCAGCTTTGGCCAACATGGATCAGGCTCAGGTCAGTCCTCTGGCTTTGGACAACATGGGTCTGGCTCAGGACAATCCTCTGGTTTTGGGCAACATGAGTCTAGATCACGTCAGTCTAGCTATGGACAACATGGTTCTGGCTCAAGTCAGTCATCTGGCTATGGCCAACATGGGTCTAAATGGACATCTGGCTTTGGACAACATAGTTCGGGCTCAGGTCAATCCACTGGCTTTGGCCAATACGGATCAGGCTCAGGTCAGTACTCTGGCTTTAGACAACATGGGTCTGGTTCAGGACAATCCTCTGGTTTTGGACAACATGAGTCTACATCAGGTCATTCTAGCTGTGGCCAACATAGTTTTGGCTCAAGTCAATCATCTGGCTGTGGTCATAATGGGTCGAGTTCAGGACAGACATCTGGACTTGGACAACACGAGTTAAGCTCAGGTCAGTCTTCCAGCTTTGGCCAACATGGATCAGGCTCAGGTCAGTCCTCTGGCTTTAGACAACATGGGTCAGGCTCAGGACAATCCTCTGGCTTTGGACAGCATGAGTCTAGATCACATCAGTCCAGCTATGGCCAGCATGGTTCTGGCTCAGGTCAATCATCTGGCTATGGTGAACATGGGTCAAGTTCAGGACAGACATCTGGTTTTGAACAACAGGGGTCAAGCTCAGGTCAATACTCTGGCTTTGGCCAACATGGATCAGGCTTAGGTCAGTCCAGTGGCTTTGGACAACATGGGACTGGCTCAGGACAATTCTCTGGTTTTGGACAGCATGAGTCTAGATCACATCAGTCTAGCTATGGCCAACATGGCTCTGGCTCAAGTCAGTCATCTGGCTATGGTCAACATGGGTCAAGTTCAGGACATACAACTGGCTTGGGACAACACAGGTCAAGCTCAGGTCAATACTCTGGCTTTGGACAACATGGATCAGGCTCAGGTCAGTCCACTGGCTTTGGACAACAAGGGGCTGGTTCAGGACAATCCTCTGGTTTTGGACAATATGAGTCTAGGTCACATCAGTCTAGCTATGGCCAACAAGGTTCTGACTCAAGTCAGTCATCTGGCTATGGTCAACATGGGTCAAATTCAGGACAGACATCTGGATTTGGACAACACAGGTCAGGCTCAGGTCAATCCTCTGGCTTTGGCCAATATGGATTGGGCTCAGGTCAGTCCTCTGGCTTTGGACAACATGGGTCAGGCACAGGACAATCCTCTGGCTTTGCACAGCATGAGTACAGATCAGGTCAGTCTAGCTATGGCCAACATGGTACTGGCTCAAGTCAATCATCTGGCTGTGGCCAACGTGAGTCTGGCTCAGGTCCAACCACAGGTTTTGGACAGCATGGGTCTGGCTCAGACAATTTCTCTAGTTCTGGACAACATATATATGGCTCAGGTCAGTCCACTGGATTTGGCCAATATGGTTCAGGCTCAGGTCAATCAACTGGCTTGGGCCAGGATGAATCTCAACAAGTAGCGTCAGGATCCACAGTTCACGGGAGACAGGAAACTACTCATGGTCAGACAATAAATACCGCTAGACATAGCCAGTCTGGTCAAGGACAATCCACACAGACGGGGTCCAGGGTAAGGAGAAGACGAAGATCTAGCCAAAGTGAGAACAGTGACAGTGAAGTGCACTCAAGGGTCTCACACAGACATTCAGAACACATTCACACACAAGCTGGATCTCATTACCCAGAGTCAGCATCCACAGTTCACAGAAGACAAGGAACTACTCATGGACAGAGAGGAGACACCACTAGACATAGCCACTCTGGTCATGGACAGTCTACACAGACAGGTTCCAGAACAACTGGAAGACAGAGATTTAGCCACAGTGATGCCACTGACAGTGAAGTGCACTCAGGGGTCTCATGTAGACCACACCCACAAGAAAAAACTCACGGCCAAGCTGGATCTCAACTTGGAGAATCAGAATCCACAGTTCATGAGAGACATGAAACTACTTATGGACAGACAGGAGACGCCACTGGACATGGCTACTCTGGTCATGGACAGTCCCCACAGATAGGGTCCAGGACAACTGGAAGAAGGAGATCTGGCCACAGTGAGTACAGTGACAGTGAAGGGCACTCAGGGGGCTCACACGCACATTCAGGACACACTCATGGCCAAGCCGGATCCCAACATGGAGAGTCAGGATCTGCCGTTCATGGGAGACAGGGAACTATACATGGACAGACAGGAGATACCACTAGACATGGCCACTCTGGTCGTGGACAGTCCACACAGAGAGAGTCTAGGACAACTGGAAGAAGGGGATCGGGCCACAGTGAGTCCAGCGACAGTGAAAGGCACTCAGGGGTCTCACAAAGAGCACACTCAGGAGGACACACTCATGGCCAAGCTGGATCTCAACATGGAGAGTCAGAATCTATAGCTGACGAGAGACACAGAACTACTCATGGACAGACAGGTGATACCAGTGGACATTCTCAATCTGGTCATGGACAGTCTACGCAGTCAGGATCCAGTACAACTGCAAGAAGGAGATCTGGCCACAGTGAGTCCAGTGACAGTGAAGGGCCCTCAGGAggctcacacacacattcaggaCACACACATGGCCAAGCCAGATCTCAACATGGAGAGTCAGAATCCACAGTTCACGAGAGACAACAAACTAATCATGCACAGACAGGAGATACCACTGAACATGGCCACTCTAGTCATGGACAAACGACACAGACAGGGTCCAGGACAACTGGAAGAAGGGGATCTGGCCACAGTGAGTACAGTGACAGTGAAGGGCACTCAGGGGGCTCACATGCACATTCAGGACACACTCATGGCCAAGCCGGATCCCAACATGGAGAGTCAGGATCTGCCGTTCATCGGAGACAGGGATCTATACATGGACAGACAGGAGATACCACAAGACATGGCCAGTCTGGTCAGGGACAGTCCACACAGACAGGGTCCAGGACAACTGGAAGAAGGGGATCTGGCCACAGTGAGTACAGTGACAGTGAAGGGCACTCAGGGGGCTCACATGCACATTCAGGACACACTCATGGCCAAGCCGGATCCCAACATGGAGAGTCAGGATCTGCCGTTCATCAGAGACAGGGAACTATACATGGACAGACAGGAGATACCACAAGACATGGCCAGTCTGGTTATGGACAGTCCACACAGACAGGGTCCAGGACAACTGGAAGAAGGGGATCTGGCCACAGTGAGTACAGTGACAGTGAAGGGCACTCAGGGggctcacacacacattcaggaCACACTCATGGCCAAGCTGGATCCCAACATGGAGAGTCAGGATCTGCCGTTCATGGGAGACAGGGAACTATACATGGACAGACAGGAGATACCACTAGACATGGCCAGTCTGGTCATGGACAGTCCACACAGACAGGTTCCAGGACAACTGGAAGACAGAGATCTAGTCACAGCGAGTCCAGTCATAGTGAAGTGCACTCAGAGGTCTCACCCACACATTCAGGACACACTTACAGCCAAGCTGGATCTCAATATGGAGAGTCAGGATCCTTAGGTTATGGGAGACAGGGAACTACTCATGGACAGACAGGAGATACCACTAGACATGCCCACTCTGGTCATGGACAGTCCACACAGACAGGGTCCAGGACAACTGGAAGAAGGGGATCTGGCCACAGTGAGTACAGTGACAGTGAAGGGCACTCAGGGGGCTCACACGCACATTCAGGACACACTCATGGCCAAGCCGGATCCCAACATGGAGAGTCAGGATCTGCCGTTCATAGGAGACAGGGAACTATACATGGACAGACAGGAGATACCACTAGACATGGCCAGTCTGGTCATGGACAGTCCACAGAGACAGGTTCCAGGACAACTGGAAGAAGGGGATCGGGCCACAGTGAGTACAGTGACAGTGAAGGGCACTCAGGGGGCTCACACGCACATTCAGGACACACTTACAGCCAAGCTGGATCTCAATACGGAGAGTCAGGATCCTTAGGTCATGGGAGACAGGGAACTACTCATGGACAGACAGGAGATACCGCTAGACATGCCCACTATGGTCATGGACAATCCACACAGACAGGGTCCAGGACAGCTGGAAGAAGGGGATCTGGCCACAGTGAGTACAGTGACAGTGAAGTGTACTCAGGagtctcacacacacattcaggaCACACTTACAGCCAAGCCGGATCTCAACATAGagagtcaggaccctcaggtCATGGGAGACAGGGAACTACTCAAGGACAGACAGGAGATACCACTAGACATGCCCACTATGGTCATGGACAAGCCACACAGACAGGGTACAGGACAACAGGAGGACAGAGATCTAGGCACAGAGAGTCCAGTGACAGTGAAGTGCACTCAGGGGTCTCACACAGACCACACTCACAAGAACACACTCATGGCCAAGCCGGATCTCAACATGAAGAGTCAGAATCCACGGTTCACGAGAGACACCGAACTACTCATGGACAGACAGGAGATAGCACAGGACATGCCCACTCTGGTCATGGACAAGCCACGCAGACAGGGTCTAGGACAACTGGAAGAAGGGGATCGGGCCACAGTGAGTCCAGTGACAGTGAAAGGCACTCAGGGggctcacacacacattcaggaCACACTCACAGCCAAGCCGGATCCCAACATGGAGAGTCAGGATCTGCTGTTCATGGGAGACAGGGAACTATACGTGGACAGACAGGAGATACCACAAGACATGGCCAGTCTGGTCAGGGACAGTCCACACAGACAGGTTCCAGGACAACTGGAAGACAGAGATCTAGTCACAGCGAGTCCAGTCATAGTGAAGTGCACTCAGAGGTCTCACCCACACATTCAGGACACACTTACAGCCAAGCTGGATCTCAATATGGAGAGTCAGGATCCTTAGGTTATGGGAGACAGGGAACTACTCATGGACAGACAGGAGATACCACTAGACATGCCCACTCTGGTCATGGACAGTCCACACAGACAGGGTCCAGGACAACTGGAAGAAGGGGATCGGGCCACAGTGAGTACAGTGACAGTGAAGGGCACTCAGGGGGCTCACACGCACATTCAGGACACACTTACAGCCAAGCTGGATCTCAATACGGAGAGTCAGGATCCTTAGGTCATGGGAGACAGGGAACTACTCATGGACAGACAGGAGATACAGCTAGACATGCCCACTATGGTCATGGACAGTCCACACAGACAGGGTCCAGGACAACTGGAAAAAGGGGATCTGGCCACAGTGAGTACAGTGACAGTGAAGGGCACTCAGGGGTGTCACACACACATTCAAGACACACTCATGGTCAAGCTGGATCTCACTATCCAGAGTCAGGATCCACACTTCATAGGAGACATGGAACTACTCATGGACAGACAGGATATACCACTAGAGATGCCCACTATGGCCATGGACAATCCTCACAGAGTGAGTCTAGGACAACTGGAGGAAGGGCATCTGGCCACAGTGAGTCCAGTGACAGTGAAGTGCACTCAGGGggctcacacacacattcaggaCACACTCACGACCAAGCCAGATCTCAACATGAAGAGTCAGGATCCTCAGTTAACAGGAGACAGGGAACTACTCATGAACAGACAGGAGATACCACTAGACATGCCCACTCTGGTCATGGACAATCCACACAGAGAGGGTCCAGGACAACTGGAAGAAGGGGATCTGGACACAGTGAGTACAGTGACAGTGAAGGGCACTCAGGGggctcacacacacattcaggaCACACTCATGGCCAAGCCAGATCTCAACATGGAGAGTCAGGATCTGCCGTTCATGGGAGACAGGGAACTATACATGGACAGATAGGAGATACCACAAGACATGGCCAGTCTGGTCATGGACAGTCCACACAGACAGGTTCCAGGACAACTGGAAGACAGAGATCTAGTCACAGCGAGTCCAGTCATAGTGAAGTGCACTCAGAGGTCTCACCCACACATTCAGGACACACTTACAGCCAAGCTGGATCTCAATATGGAGAGTCAGGATCCTTAGGTTATGGGAGACAGGGAACTACTCATGGACAGACAGGAGATACCACTAGACATGCCCACTCTGGTCATGGACAGTCCACACAGACAGGGTCCAGGACAACTGGAAGAAGGGGATCGGGCCACAGTGAGTACAGTGACAGTGAAGGGCACTCAGGGGGCTCACACGCACATTCAGGACACACTTACAGCCAAGCTGGATCTCAATACGGAGAGTCAGGATCCTTAGGTCATGGGAGACAGGGAACTACTCATGGACAGACAGGAGATACCACTAGACATGCCCACTATGGTCATGGACAATCCACACAGACAGGGTCCAGGACAACTGGAAGAAGGGGATCTGGCCACAGTGAGTACAGTGACAGTGAAGGGCACTCAGGGGGCTCACATGCACATTCAGGACACACTCATGGCCAAGCCGGATTCCAACATGGAGAGTCAGGATCTGCCATTCATGGGAGACAGGGAACTATACATGGACAGACAGGAGATACCACTAGACATGGCCAGTCTGGTCATGGACAGTCCACACAGACAGGTTCCAGGACAACTGGAAGACAGAGATCTAGTCACAGCGAGTCCAGTCATAGTGAAGTGCACTCAGAGGTCTCACCCACACATTCAGGACACACTTACAGCCAAGCTGGATCTCAATATGGAGAGTCAGGATCCTTAGGTCATGGGAGACAGGGAACTACTCATGGACAGACAGGAGATACCGCTAGACATGCCCACTATGGTCATGGACAGTCCACACAGACAGGGTCCAGGACAACTGGAAGAAGGGGATCTAGCCACAGTGAGTACAGTGACAGTGAAGGGCACTCAGGGGGCTCACACGCACATTCAGGACACACTCATGGCCAAGCCGGATTCCAACATGGAGAGTCAGGATCTGCCGTTCATGGGAGACAGGGAACTATACATGGACAGACAGGAGATACCACTAGACATGCCCACTCTGGTCATGGACAGTCCACACAGACAGGGTCCAGGACAACTGGAAGAAGGGGATCTAGCCACAGTGAGTACAGTGACAGTGAAGGGCACTCAGGGGGCTCACATGCACATTCAGGACACACTCATGGCCAAGCCGGATTCCAACATGGAGAGTCAGGATCTGCCGTTCATGGGAGACAGGGAACTATACATGGACAGACAGGAGATACCACTAGACATGGCCAGTCTGGTCATGGACAGTCCGCACAGACAGGTTCCAGGACAACTGGAAGACAGAGATCTAGTCACAGCGAGTCCAGTCATAGTGAAGTGCACTCAGAGGTCTCACCCACACATTCAGGACACACTTACAGCCAAGCTGGATCTCAATATGGAGAGTCAGGATCCTTAGGTCATGGGAGACAGGGAACTACTCATGGACAGACAGGAGATACCGCTAGACATGCCCACTATGGTCATGGACAATCCACACAGACAGGGTCCAGGACAACTGGAAGAAGGGGATCTAGCCACAGTGAGTACAGTGACAGTGAAGGGCACTCAGGGGGCTCACATGCACATTCAGGACACACTCACGGCCAAGTCGGATCCCAACATGGAGAGTCAGGATCTGCCGTTCATGGGAGACTGGAAACTACTCATGGACAGACAGGAGATACCACTAGACATGGCCATTCTGGTTATGGACAATCCACAGAGACAGGTTCCAGATCTACTAGAACAAGTCATTTTCAGTCACATAGTAGTGAAAGGCAAAGCGATGGATCAAGTCAGGTTTGGAAACATGGCAGTTATGGACCTGCAGAATATGACTATGGGCACACTGGGTACGGGCCTTCTGGTGGCCGCAGAAAAAGCATCTGTAATTCTCACCTTTCATGGTCAATAGATAGCATCACAAACGAGCAACTGTCTAGACATTGA